Below is a genomic region from Helicobacter jaachi.
AAATACTGCCCATACTCTGCATACGCCAAGCAAAATCCTGCTTAACATCGCTTTGAATGAGTTTAATGCGCAATGTGGTTATAGAATCTGTATCTTTATGCTTAAACGCGCCAAAATCAATGGCAAAAATGAGACAAGCTACCCCTAGTAACCGCCACCATCGCTCGTATTTGCATATAAGCCATAAGCCAACGATAATAAATGCCACACTTAGCTTATCCACACCCATATAGCTGTATGCAAACACGCTCTCAAGCACTATCCAGTCAAATCCTAAAGGCTTTACATAGCTTAATAACAATAAAAAAATAAGTCGCCACAGCAGGCATTCACACCATAATCCCACATAAAATATCACGCCCACCACAAGCCCTACAAGTATCGTTACTAGCGGGATTAAAAAGCTCATATCAAAATATCTAAGTCCCAAACCAATCCAGTAAAACCACAACACGCCAATAAAAAACCCCACGCTAAATCGGCGATTTTTAGGCGTAAGAAGCACACTTGCAAAGCTTAATAAGCCAAGCAAAGACGTTAAAAATAAAGGAGGAGTAAGAATGCCGCATACTTGCAAAGCCCACTGCGCATAAAAAGGCGCCATACACACAAAAGCAAATACAAAAGAGATAAAAAGCCATTTTATGAAAGGTAGAAAAGTCCTACTATCACGCCAAGAAAGCGCTATGTAGGGAGTTTCAAAGCATATGAGGCGAATATGCCTCATCAATTTATAAGCTAGATTCTGTAATGAATAAAAAATCATCGCAAAACTTACTTGAAAGTCGTGCCACCATCAATTACAATAGTTTGTCCTGTGAGCCACGCGCTCTGTGTCTCATCACAGAGAAAAAATGCCGCACCTGCTAAATCTTGGGGCGTTCCCATACGATTAAGGGGTGATTCTTCTTCTACTTTTGCCTTTACCTGCGCGTAATCAGGAAAAGCCTTAAGCGCGTCTGTATCAATGGGTCCCCCACTTACAGCATTTACCCTTATCCTCCACTCTCCAAGCTCGGTAGCGGCGTATTTCACCATAGTTTCCACCGCATTTTTAGCATTGCCATGCC
It encodes:
- a CDS encoding apolipoprotein N-acyltransferase; this translates as MIFYSLQNLAYKLMRHIRLICFETPYIALSWRDSRTFLPFIKWLFISFVFAFVCMAPFYAQWALQVCGILTPPLFLTSLLGLLSFASVLLTPKNRRFSVGFFIGVLWFYWIGLGLRYFDMSFLIPLVTILVGLVVGVIFYVGLWCECLLWRLIFLLLLSYVKPLGFDWIVLESVFAYSYMGVDKLSVAFIIVGLWLICKYERWWRLLGVACLIFAIDFGAFKHKDTDSITTLRIKLIQSDVKQDFAWRMQSMGSIFDKHISHIRQAIGEGYDVVVLPESSFYAPLDRIYTQDSTYFALLRELSRHIAIVTGALRVEMGEEGMLYFNTTYKFENTEVAFYDKVLLVPFGEYLPAFLLPVVNIFFEGIGGFSAGKDFGYFDIKGARFKNAICYEGTNKGFYADYPQYVIVTSNNAWFVPSLEPILQQNLMKYYARLYGSVIFHATNLSPQALITP